Genomic window (Pyrus communis chromosome 13, drPyrComm1.1, whole genome shotgun sequence):
TTTAGATCTGATTGCACGAACGCTTGACACGTGTCCCTAGACAATCAGGATCATAGATTATGGGAGAGGAATTTCAGTTACACAATGACTCATTGAATAAAGATACGTTCCAGATTCCACAgcggtttttttctttcttttaaattctGAATACTTTGTACTGTGGAATACAGTGAAAAATCACAAGGGTATATCAGATTTTTTCTTTCCGATCGAACGGCCGAAATTTCTTCCACATTTTAGTTAAATAGAACCACTATACAcaatttcaatttaattaggaTACAAACTCCAAGTAACCAGTCACGTAATCATATTGGATTAGTGACCTAATTATTTAAATTCAATCCGAAAAATTAGATTTATTGTTGTTTACGCATAATCAAGGAGATTTGTGGGATTAACAGTTTTGATTTCCTGCTGAAAAAAAGATGGGAGGAAGTGGAGAAATTAGAGAGGAGGAGCAGCAGAAGGAGGTGCAAGATATCAACGACTGGCTGCCGATCACGAAATCAAGGAACGCCACGTGGTGGTATTCTGCATTCCACAATGTCACCGCCATGGTTGGTGCTGGTGTTCTTGGCCTCCCCTATGCCATGTCTCAACTTGGATGGTAAGCAacctatacatatatatagtttcCGTACTTTCTCACTATCTCTATGGGAAGAAAAAACATAAGCAATCAACgttataggtttttttttttaaatttttgaatttttatacaAACAAGGGCGTAGCCAGGAAATTTTGAAAGGGTGGACTCAGTAATTTTTAAAGGGTGGTCGTTGCTTGCTAACATGAATTTTGGGAGACGAATAAGGGAATATTTAAAGAAATCATGAAACGATAGAAATTTAGTACTAAGAATAAAGATCATGAGTGAATAATTCATGggaattaattttctttttcatctaAACGATCTATTTACAAGGAGAGAGATTCAAATTTAGGTACAAAAAAAGGCCGGGCACATTGAGCTACTAGGTTATTTGGGGTGaatatcattaaaatatattgtaatttACTTTTTGAAAATGCTACATGAGCTATAGCCCCTTGTATACAAATGATGTGAATGCTCTTAACCGCTTAACCTACAAGCCCTCTTCTAAGTGTTTTACGTTCTAGAAAATATAATCTAATCAATTACTATGTGTTTCTTGTATTAGGGGCCCTGGAGTAGCGGTGCTGGTTCTCTCATGGATAATTACACTCTACACCTTATGGCAGATGGTAGAAATGCATGAGATTGTACCTGGCAAGAGGTTTGATAGGTACCATGAGTTAGGGCAACATGCCTTTGGGGAAAAGCTAGGGCTTTACATTGTGGTGCCCCAACAACTGATGGTGGAACTTGGGACTTGCATAGTGTATATGATTACAGGTGGCAATTCCTTGAAGAAGATTCACAGCACTGTGTGCCCTGACTGTAAGCCTATCAAAACCACCTACTTCATCATGATCTTTGCATCCGTTCACTTTGTTCTCTCCCACCTCCCTAGCCTCAATTCCATTGCTAGTGTTTCTCTTGCTGCTGCTGTCATGTCATTGAGGTATGTACgtatatttctttattttattttttaattattttagagaTCTGCTATTTGCACTCCGAAAAGGTCTATCTGCTCTCCTCCTCGGTGTAAAAAATTGAAGAGGAGAGCAATGCAGAACGACGTTTTCGAAGTGCTTACAACAATTCTGTTTTTAAAAGTTATATATATCCAACTCTATCTCTTgatgagagagatggagagaagGGTTTCATGATCCTGTGATAGGGAGAAACCAATGTGTACTCATAGGCCCAGTTTGGTGTCAAGGATTGGATTGGAACGAATAACTGAGGATAAAATGAATGAATGACAACTCCAAAACCTTTTCCAAGTTAATGGTAGACGATGGAGTAGTTGTGAAGAAAACTTATCCCCCCCTTCTAGTCGTCTCTTTTTTTTGGGGATTGGAAAGGATAAGTTTCGTTCATTACTGATCCATCTTCTAACTTGGACAATTTTTTGAAGTTAGCATCCATTTCTTCTTCCAATATATATCTAATCTAGTGAGTTATCCATTTTAATCCAATCGTTGTTAAATGCAAAATGAGCCCTTAATGTTAAGGGAACACTAGTTTCAATAAGAAATTCTCTTAATCCATTTAAAGTAAAACTAAAGAATTCAAATTCCATCTGCCTACAAATTAGTCTACAAATTCGGTTTGTAAATGTCGTTTTAACTGTGAATACTTGTCCAATTCAACAGCTACTCTACCATTGCTTGGGGAGCTTCTCTGCACAAAGGGGTGGAGCCACAAGTGCAGTATGGTCCCAGGGCTTCAACCGCTGCAGGGAATACGTTCAACTTCTTTAGTGCTTTGGGAGATATAGCTTTTGCTTTTGCTGGCCACAATGTGGTTTTGGAGATTCAAGCAACGATTCCTTCCACGCCCGAAAAGCCGTCCAAAAAACCCATGTGGAAGGGGGTGGTTCTTGCTTACATTGTGGTCGCAATGTGCTATCTCCCCGTTGCACTCATCGGATACTGGGTGTTTGGAAACCACGTCGAGGATAACATCCTCATATCGTTGGAGAAGCCTGCTTGGCTTATTGTTCTTGCGAATTGCTTTGTTGTTGTTCATGTCATTGGAAGTTATCAGGTACGCTActattttaaatttatgatcTGCATAAAAATCTGTTGAGTTTCTGTTCTTTCTTGCATAACAAGTTTTTTCAATACATATATGTAGGTCTACGCCATGCCGGTGTTTGACATGGCGGAATTATTTCTGTTGAAGAAGATGAAATTCAAGCCATCTTTGTTCCTTCGCTTCATAACACGTAATGTGATTGTTGGTAAGTAGCATTTTCCTGCTCGTTTATCTAATCTTAAATCTTGGAATGACTTCATATATAAGTCGTTCCATTGTAAGAGATGTGATCAacaatgtaaataatatcgatACTCTGTATTTCGCCGATGCAGCATTCACCTTGTTCGTTGGGATTACATTCCCCTTCTTTGGCGGGCTTCTCGGTTTCTTCGGAGGATTTGCTTTTGCTCCTACAACATACTATGTAAGGAACCATAAACCTCTAAATCCCAATTCCCATGCAAATTAAAATGTCTAAAATTTCTTTGTTCGATCGTTTTGCAGCTCCCTTGCATCATGTGGCTTGTCATCTGCAAACCAAAGAGGTTTGGCCTTTCCTGGTTTGCAAATTGGGTAAGCTTAGCTCTCAAGGAATCGaagtttattttttcctttcgtattctttcatttttaaaCTAACAATTTCGGGCTGCTTGTTGCAATGACAGTTCTGCATCATAGTTGGAGTGTCACTGATGCTTTTAGCTCCGATCGGCGCATTAAGGAATCTCATACTTCAAGCCAAGAACTTCAAATTCTACTCTTGAACATATGCGCCTGGAGATTGAGTTGAGACAAGAAATTGTGTTATTTAAatttaactttctttaataataTTAGGACCTGCTTATTGCTTTGTATAATTCAGTTAGTTTGGTGGATATGCAATTTAATACAGAACCTCTCTTATTGTTAATGGGAAACTCttcaacaatattattttgagcTCTATCAATTGTAATTTTTAGATTCAATCTAATTCATtatttgaagagaaaaaaataattttcgaCCATCGAATCGAAGGAGGCTGAATATCTACTAAGCTCCTGTCCATGAATCCGAGCTGTGACTGTGAGAGATTGTTTTTTAAAGTTACGaggcatgcatgcatgtcaAAATTAGGTGTTTTCCTTTGCTTTTGCTCTCTGCATTACATTCATATAATACCAAACATTTTTCTGTATATTCACTTAATTCGCTTTGCATTCAGATTCCACTTTGATGCAATTGCCGTGAAGCCTGAATAATAATctggatttggtttttaatcaattttagCGCTGATAGTCTGAATTGAACCTGAGAGCATGTGAAGCAGCAACATACAAGTTTAATAAAGCAAACAAACTTAGTTTTGATTGGTAGAGTTATATCTGATCTATACCGCAAAGCTTGCGGTCTTTATGTCACGGCAATCACTTGTACAAGCGTGACAAGAAGTCTGATGCGAGTTTCAGGAAGAAAAAGGAGCAGCAttaaatatatatgtttgttCTCTGTCTATGCAACTAGTAATGGTCAGCACTCAGTAGGAGAGGAGGAGGATCACAAGAAGCAACCGGAGTGAGTCTAATGAGAATATAACCGGTGAGGAGTATAATTAATCTTAATGCTTACATCCTGAGTTCACAATTCACGTCCATCTAAGTTGATTGGTACCAGAAGTTTCACCATAAAGCTAATTAGTTATATAGGAAGTAGTCACGCTCCTTACAAGTCCTCGTAAATTTCGGTTTGTCATTCTCACAGCTACTGCTCCTTCGACATAATCAATCTATTCAACTCTTTTTTTGAAAACACGCCAGAACATAAAACATTCAAATAGGAATCAAGAGCACATATAGCGGCCGGCTAGTGTATTATTTTGTATCTAATATTCTTTGGATTATATAATTAATAATACTGTATAGACACAGAAAACAATTACACTTGTTTGTTGACAAACTTTCTAATACAAGTTGATACTATCATTGTATATGGAATATTTACATGTATTAGAGAATTGTCAATTCTGTCAGTTTTATATGTCTAAATAACATTATTTagcaacataaaaaataaaaaataaaaataaataaaaaagaaccaaGACAGATACCTAAAAATTAGGCTTAACCAATCATTGAGTGAGTagtttgacaaagaaaaaaaaatcatagagTTAGTAGGGCAACTGAATTTAGTTAACAAGGAGCTAGGGAACAGTCCTAGGAATGAAGGAAAACGAAGACATCCACACTCTCTCGTGGTGACTGATATGTATTTTGGTGCctttaggtaccgtttggtacgtgggacgggacggaacaacatgggacaaggcgttccgtcccacgtttggtgcgcctaaaacgggtggaacgagctgttccacgggacgagttttgggtgaattttcgttccacctcaccccccctggaacgactcgttccacatccgtggaacacaaaattataacctctctgtctccttcttcttcctccttgtttccatccgagagcatctttgctcccgcttcGTTCCGTACCGTCCTATCCCGTCTcatcccgtcccattccgttccgtcccgtcccttctacataccaaacgataccttaaAGAAAGAAGGGACTAAACACCAACCAAAGAAAATGCCTATATAAATCCAAGGGTCAAATTAACCAACCCAAATGGCTTGTTCCCAGAATGGCCAACATCCCATATTCTGAAAATATGGCCCCTTCTGCCGTGCATGCTAAGAATTATGGGTTCATGCACCATGCCCTCTCCTTCTCTTACTtgtccatttcattcaaatttcaaagcaaAGATTTCTGCATCTTCTGGTTGTGAAAGTTTGGTCCCTTTGGACCACTAGTGGAGCCAAGGTGGGTGCAATGGGATTCATTGACCCTAGTAAGTTTGTTGGGCCACTACTTTCTTTTGAtgcaaagaagagaaaaaatggGAAGAGGTATTGCTTTGGttttttgaagaataaagaaaaagaaaggctgATAACTTTGGTTTTATAATGAGAGAGAAGGCATAGCCTTTTGTTTTGGCAGCATCCAATATATATTAAGGTATTTGTAATGGCTTTTGGTTTTGAGCAGCAGCAGAAGAGAGAAGAGTTGTTTGTCGACAGCTCCAATTTGTGAgcagaggagagagatgagagCCACATCAgggagagcattcggctctTCCATTTGAAAAAGAGTGCAGTCGGGTCTACCATTTTGAGAGAGAAGCAGACGCAGAGAGTGAGAAAAACATGGGGCTATTTAGAGAAGGCAGTAACAGATTGCTTCATTTTTTGCTCTCCTTTGAGCAATTACTCATATTAGTGCTAGAGAAATTTGTTACGTATTTTCGTATctacttgttctttgtttgagtGAGAGCTATGAGTGTATGTGGGATTTGGGATTTgagtttgaaatttatttttaaatgaaagtATGATCGATTTTTGAAAGCTATTTTTTGACCCCATTGCTGTAAATTCCTGGCTCCGCCACTGCTTTGGACCCTTATGTTAAATGAATTTTAACCGTGTATTTTTCtccattttattttatcaacaAGACGCTATATCGGCATGTCCCCAATCATGTAACCCTAGATGCAGCTGTAAGTATAAAAGCTAAGTACCAAGATATTTTTAAAGCAAATCCCATGTGATATGTAACTTGTTTTTATAGATTGTTGCGGAATCAAATCATTATAATGGTGAGTTATTGTATAATCATATTTCAGTTTTAGaagaaatttttatataaatagacATATACACCATTagaatgattttttacagaCTGTGAATCAAGATCATACATTCATATACATGGAAATGGAGGCTTATTTTAGCGTACATGATATTCATCTTCTATCTATTGTGTCTCGgatttaaacattttttttatcctCTAGTCTAGTGTAACTTAGAGTAATAGTATCGCttgtaattgaaaaaaaaatatcatacgTTCAAAcacaatttcacaaaaaaaaaaaaaaaaaaaaaaaaaaaacgattctTACGTATAGTCTAATAACAATATCGATTTTTAAGGCTCCTAATGCGGTCCTGTGGTTTCTTATGAAGGATTAGAAGAATTGTCTTTGGCGATTTGTCAAATGCGATTTATGTGTACACATATTTATAGAGATGGAAATCAGGTTGTATATATTTTAGCTTCTTTTGGGGCAGAGAGTTATACTTATTACTGGTGGTCCACGATTCCATTTTGTAGCCTCTGCTCATGCTTATGACATTTCTTTTTGTCCTTATTACCATTTTCGTTGATCATTTTTGTCTTTGCGGGTCTTGGCATAGTCCCCCTGCATCTACCTTTTTCATTTACTTTCActtattatcaataaaattGGTGGAAAAGGGATGAGTCGGGTGTTTCTGGGTGTTGGGGTCCTCACTCCTTCGTTGGGGGTAGGTGCCTCGCATACGACCATTGCCGAAGAGTTAATATCGTCTAATCTttcttcatttgaaaaaaaaaaaaaaaaacaaaaaacaaaaaacaaaaaacaaaaaaacaaaacaaaacattacatTGCAAGAGAAGAGAAAATCATTTTGTGATTCATGAAACTAAATAGATCAAAGTCTGGTTTATTGATTGAAATTTAGGGCATGATATAGGGTAGAAAAATGTATGACATGTGGGTCATAAAATTAAAGGTTATATAGGTAATGGAGGGAAACCTTCGGGCCCTATGGATGGAGGCCGATCAGCATGGTAGAACAAGAACATGAACACATGGTCTCGTGGCCTTTGCACATGAAGACCTCTGTCACTTTATAGAACGCGACAAAAATACTTACCTGGGAAGCCCTAACAAGTATAATAACGACCTAGACTTTCTTATCAATTATTGCATTGTcttctaattattttttattttaatttctatagagctttcattttgttgtttttttgttcttctgcCAAGTACTAGGCATGCGCAAATTGTATCCTGTAGATCTACAcatatttattataaatatgaTGTAGGCTAAAAGCAGTCACTTCTTTTGTAAATGTATGCTATATTGCAGTCGAGAGTTGCCCGCTTTCTCGTAGGTCAAGCACAATCATCTTTAAATGTTCTTATACTTGTCAAGGGACTAGTTATAGTTCTTAAGTCAGTTTATTTTGTACAGCTAAGAGATTACATTGGTTGATAATGATTGAGCATTGTTCTAACTACATTAAGAGAGAATCCTATGTACCGGCCGGAATGCCAAATAGAAATGGTAGCTGCAACCGAAATAAtaatgatgatgaagatgaagagaTATAATATAATACTAACAAGGGTTTCCGCATGAGGTTAAATTGGTTTACAATTTACGTACTTCCAGCCTGCAACCTGACCTAACCTTGGACTTAATCCCCCATTTCagaaatttagggtttggtAGTCAATTCCTTTGTACAGTGTTATGTTTACTCATCATGTTTTTGAATTTCATGATCAGCCAACTTTGCAGTGCACTTCTCATTGTTGCTCGGTAAACCGTCTATCTTTAAAGTATCCATTCAAACATAATCATTTcggaaaaaaaattccaaattgaTGATCATTTAGGTATCTAATTACTGAGAAAACTTTATGTTATCATCCATGTAGTTTAATTGTAGTGCATGCATGTATGCGAGGCTGTTGTACTGGTGATTTTAAACGCATAAAAAGTCCAGTCACTGAAACATGTTGGCAATAATGGTCCCATCCATTTAACACAGAAATGTCCTCCTCCCACTTGCAATATTATCTTAAAATCTTCCCCAGGAACCCCAAGAATAATGTATACCAAGGGCAAATTAGGCATTATCACAAAAGTTAGAATGCTTCCTATAAATTGAGAAGTGCATGTCTGTCTGTTTCCCCAAGCAAAAATACCCTATCTCCTCATTCTTCTTTGTCTCTCGATCGCTCCTTTAAATTCGTAAttgtttaatttgaaatttgaatttaggGTAAACTACCGCCTCTCAACCCCCCACCGATTCTACCGTAACCAGTTAAGATGGTGTCTAAAGTGGAAGAAGCACTGAAGAGAAGGCAGCCCAAGCAGCAACAGCCACAGAAGCAGCAGCAACTATCAAAGGTTTGCAAGTTCAAGAGGAGCACCTCTAATATTGATGAGGATGGAGCTTCCACTGCCATTCTCTTGCTTGCTTGCATTGTCTGTGCACCTTCATATCCATAGCTAGCTAAACTAATAGAATAGATTGCATTATTTtatacataaaattaattttcagcTTATTAAGCTAGTTAATCTTTCAATTCCTCATATAGTTCCCCTTACTGTTTTTTCTTCTCCTGCTCTAGTATATTAAGTATGaatattttcattcaattagcATATAAATTCTATGTGCATGCATTTGTAATTCTTCCTTTTGTctataattaatcaaatttggacaaaaattctATTATGTTCCGATGTATAATATGCACTGTAGCAATGAACTGTTGAATGCGCGCAAGCGCAAAAGGATTAATGACCTATGGTCCAACAACCAAGGATTTCGATAGATACTATGCTTCTGTGCATACTAAAAGTACTGTAatgaattatattattaaaacaTTTAAACCACCGATATGAAAAAGCAGATCATGGCTCATAAGTACTGGTAAACCTACTTATGCTGGGAAACTGAAAGAGATACACAAGCATCATTGCTTGGCCTAGCTAGTATATGTTCCTTGTCGCTGAGGACATCCCCCAAGAGTGGAGGATTTCGTGAAATTTCTGATTGTTTAATTTCGCCCTCTAAGAGGCTTTGGGCTCCGTGACTCTATTTTGGTGTACTGTGTCACCTGAGCGCCAAAAATATTATGCCACCTCATGCGGCCACCTCATGCGGTACCGAGGCTACATAAGGATGGGATAGTCTGTTatgaaaaacaaatcaaaaagaGATTACTTAGCGTAGAGTTGGAGTAAacgaaatttaaatttcaaacaaGACAGGTAGACAAGCATTTTAAAGATAATTTCCCCTAGTTTTACTACTTGGACTCAAGATTGCCAATTCATGgtgatcaaagaaaaaaaattgcgtCTAAGTGGTTATCACTTTAGCTTATGAGTATGTGCTTCAAATCTGAATCCAGAATGGGTTTCTGTTACGTGAAGCGACTGGGGAGTAGTCATTAGTCATCATGTACGTACcataaatggaaaataaaaaaattacattataCAACGGGAGCAAACTTATTCAACTGACGCAAGAGGCTTGTAACTCAAAGTTGTTAAGAACATTTGCTCTTACGATGTTCTATGTTCAATTTCGTTTTCATGACCCAGGACCACAAGGGGTGTAGCAACAAAGCAGTTTTAGTCCTTTAGATGATTGATCAGCACATGTTCTCCATGTAGTGCAGAACGCATGGGGCAGCTCTATCCCAAATTCTTTATTGATATAATATCAAATAACAAATAACGCATCTAGTGTttacacataaaaaaaataaaatgttttttatttttaattagtgtagtaatatcgcttgtactaaaaaatttataaatttaagttgCGTTTATTAGATAGAATTGATTCAGAGAGAATAACGtgccatattaaaaaaaatattaaaaaaagaaatagataaCAACCTCTAATTTTGTCAAAGTAAAAGGTAGATAAATCACAGGAGGAAAATGTTATTCATTTAATTCTCACAAAAATAGTTGGATCATAAAGGCCAACTTTCCTTCGGAATTACTACATGCTTTACCTTCAACTTAGACAAAAGGTCATTTCctcatttctcttctctttcccaaaTCTCTCTCCCACCATTTTGCATGCAACTTCGATGGCATTGCGCCTCCTACCCAGCAGGCCCGGCCCATGCTCAGCGTGGGCAGGACGATCGTTCGGGGCTCACAAAAAATTAgaggcaccaaaattattaaggttatatatatttttataagagtataaatttataaaatttggtttagtgataaagaaatttaattagaactggtggttttgttgtttaaatgaataaagaggtcttaggttcaaaacacagtgtgtgcttatttacattccaattttacaaatttcttttcataacaatataaatttataaaatttggctaaatgatcaagaagtttaattagaagcaatggtttttgttgtttaaaattagcAAGAGGTCATAAGTTCgaaatgctatgtgcatgtttattgttttcaatttttacaaatttttgtttggttgttaatttatttactagctagtagctatgtgggttgctatttttaaatatatgttccaattcaagtctaatcttcagaaaaaaaaataatgcgtagactaaatttttagaccaaatttgcaaataatattacgtgtcatcaaaaggtttaatttagtgttcattcattacttatacatatccttaaagactcaaaaacattaatatttttttagtcttatattgacgaggttagtaaataagaaaaaataactcacaatttatacaaaaacactttaaaagttcagatggaaaacaaaCTCATATTCTATCTACTGAAGGCCTGAAGTTTTTTAGTTTCCTTCTcttgatacaaaataaattaattattatgtatttctaaattattgagtttgaagtgttttttttttaaatataattttatcgataTTTTacgtgtgaaaaaaaatattttttttatatgaaatgagGGCACATTCTTTAACGTCGTCCCGGGCCTCAAAAATCTCTAAACCAGTCCTGCTACCCAGATCAAGGTCATATGCCCTTCAAGGTCTCTTCCTTGATTTGAGGCTGGATTCGGAGTTTGGGTTTGGATTCGGGGCTGTTGGTGGGTTGGACCCACCTGCTCTATTCCGTGGTGGAGATACTATCCCACTACTCGTATGATCCTGCCACCTTGTGAGGTCTGACGACGGCATTGCCTTGGCTGAGCAAATCTGGCGGCTGAACAACTGTACAAACTGCAAAACTTACAATAAATCATCAAGTTTCACACATATTTAGATGCAAAcataaaacaaagatagaaaacTTGATATATGGACTATCTCAACTACAATCACACAACTAGCacgaaacaaaacaatgaaagtAGAAATAAAGGCAATCTTTaaaaaattgattgaaaataatataaaacctACTGGATAAAACCAGAATAATGTTAAACAAAGTGACATCACAATTTTCATTAtaactttaatatttttagttgTGCTAAAAACTTAATGGGctagtttcattaaaaaaaaaaaaatttttcttacattttttttgtctATTATATTAGATTCTACACTATACATACTGTTACAAACCCTTCCTAAGCTACAGCCCACCGTAACCCTTGATGTGGCTCCGCCAATGCTCATGAGGCAATCATATTTGACGTTTGCTCCACCACACGTGCCTTTCAAATATGGAGAGACCCTACCGCCTCCCTTAATGGTAGATATTGTGGATCCAACTAGAGTGGCAACATTGCAGATTGATTTGGCCAGAGTGTCATCCATTGGAATGAGCCGACCAGTGGTTCCCTTCTCAGATAGTGTTGTTTTGTCGTCTCGTCTAGCGAGTGTCGTGGTCACGTTTCTACAATGGCTAGACGTGGTCTCATTTTTCAATGATAATTTTGCGTGCTCTCTTTAAAATTGCCATGCATTTATTAATTACTCTACCCATGCTAATCATCTCTAATATAATTAGGGTGTGGTTGTTTCACCTTCTTAAGTGGGACTGGATTAGCTAGGATTATTGTCCCATATTTGGTATGCTTGGGGACTAACTTAAATGAGACTAGACCGGACTTGTGTGGACTCCAGACCTCTTTAGATTGTCCAAAATAGTCTCGTGCTGAACCATGGGATCCCGTGCTGAACCATGGGATTCCCAAGGACTACGATATGCCTTCTTCACTTTCCTCACTCGATGCCTCCTTCTTCGTCTTTCCTCATCTATCTCTGTCTCTACCTCTCTCTCTGCTAGATCAAGCTCGTTGGGAAATTAATTGATGAGTTCCTCTTGGCGGTTGCCTTGGGTGCGAATCTCAAACTGGATCGATTCTATAGTCTTGCGATTTCTTTGCTTGATCAAGCTCGGCTCTTCGATAACGGCCTTTAGCCGTCGATGTCTATCTTCAGCTGCATATTGATAAGTCTGGTTGTTCCCGTAGCTATAGGACTCAACCATTtagtttgttttagttttaaataagTTCCTATTATCTAGGAAGACTTGTTCTACGTAGAACATTTCCCATGCACGTCACCTTCCGAGTAGTGTGGATCGTGAACTGGTTTTTAGGGTTTCTTGTTATTTCTGTAAAGGCTATATATTAGccaaacccttttttttaatgagaTAAGTCATTCCTCCAGATTGTTTGAGTTATTTGCAGCATTACTTTGAGTCTTTACAGTGTTGCTCttgtatattttgtttcttggtcTCAACAAACTGGTATCAGAGCCCCTCACTGGGGCCTGAGAACCGAAAAGCTGCAGCTTTTGAGTGACTTCCAAAcacaagagagaaagagaggaaaatgAGTTCTGAAGGAAACTATGTGCAGGCGTCCATTCCACGTTTCGATGGTCATTATGATCATTGGAGCATGCTTATGGAAAATTTCCTTCGAAGCAAGGAGTATTGGAGTTTGATTGAAACTGGTTATGAAGAACCAGCAAAGGGGACACAACCCCTATCAGAAGCACGACAAAAAGAGTTTGATGCAATGAAACTCAAGGATCTCAAAGCCAAAAACTATCTTTTCCAAGCAATTGATAGAAGTATCCTAGAGACGATGTTGGAAAAGGACACATCCAAGAAAATCTGGGATT
Coding sequences:
- the LOC137713909 gene encoding lysine histidine transporter 1-like, yielding MVGAGVLGLPYAMSQLGWGPGVAVLVLSWIITLYTLWQMVEMHEIVPGKRFDRYHELGQHAFGEKLGLYIVVPQQLMVELGTCIVYMITGGNSLKKIHSTVCPDCKPIKTTYFIMIFASVHFVLSHLPSLNSIASVSLAAAVMSLSYSTIAWGASLHKGVEPQVQYGPRASTAAGNTFNFFSALGDIAFAFAGHNVVLEIQATIPSTPEKPSKKPMWKGVVLAYIVVAMCYLPVALIGYWVFGNHVEDNILISLEKPAWLIVLANCFVVVHVIGSYQVYAMPVFDMAELFLLKKMKFKPSLFLRFITRNVIVAFTLFVGITFPFFGGLLGFFGGFAFAPTTYYLPCIMWLVICKPKRFGLSWFANWFCIIVGVSLMLLAPIGALRNLILQAKNFKFYS